The window CCGCCGCCGGTGTGCAGGTCGGCGAACCGGACCACCGTCGCCATGCGCACGACGGTGTTTCCCCAGGTGGCCGAGCCGATCAGGGCGGGCGTGCCGGAGAGCCAGAAGTGGTCGAACTTCTCGGGCGCCAGCCGGAGCGTGTCGTGGAAGACCGCGCCGAACTCGTCGCGGCTCCCGCCGAGCCGGCCCAGCCCGGTCCACGCGTAACGGGGCCCGAGGTCCTCGGCGATGTCGCGCAGCTGGCGGTACAGGCCCTCCTGGGTCCCCAGCACGTGCGGCCTCTCGTGCCGCAGCAGCCGCCGCATCACCGGGCGCCGCTCCGACCAGGGGTGGGGGCCGGTCTCGGAGGCGTACCGCAGATTGAACGACATCACGCGCAGCGGGGGCGGCGGAGCGGGAGCGGACATGGTGCCTCCTGGTCGGGAAGGTCCGGAAGGTCCAGGAGATCGTCCCGGCCGGACGGGAGAGAGGCAAGAAGCGAAGCGGCCTTCTGCCGTGGCCCGTGCCGTACTCCCGGTGCCGTCCCCCGTGCCGTGCGTTCCCGTGATCCGGGTCACTGAAAGGCCGGGTGACCGGGTGTCACGAGGAGGATGTCGCGGAGGAGAGCACCGGCTTCGACGTGCCGGGCCGTTCCGGGCCGAGTCGGGGCGTAAGCGAAGGGATGTGCGCTGTGCCGTACGCCGGGAGCGCGGACGGGGTCCGCATCGCCTATCAGGCCGGGGGAGAGGGCTCCCCGCTGGTCCTGCTGGCGGGACAGGCCTGCAGTCATCACTGGTGGGACGGCGTCCGGGACGACTTCCACGCCGCCCACCGCACCGTCACCCTCGACTACCGGGGCACGGGGGAGAGTGACAAGCCCGACGAGCCCTACAGCATCGAGGGGTTCGCGCAGGACGTGATCGCGGTGCTGGACGACCTCGGCGCCGACCGGGCCCACGTGTACGGCACGTCCATGGGCGGGCGGGTCGCCCAGGTGCTGGCCGTCCGTCACCCGGAGCGGGTCCGCGCGCTGGTGCTCGGCTGTACGTCACCGGGCGGCCCGTACGCCGTCGAGCGGGGCAACGACGTGCGCAGGTCGTTGGCCGGGCCGGGGCCCGCGGCCGTGCAGGCCCTGCGCGAACTGATGTACACCCCGGCCTGGCTCGCGGCCCACCCCGGCCCTTCGCCCACGCTCGGCGACCCCGCCATGCCGGCCCACGCCCGGCGCGGGCACCTGGCGGCCAGCAACCGGCACGACGCGTGGGACGCGCTGCCCGGCGTCTCCGCGCCCACCCTGGTGGTGCACGGCGGCGACGACCTCCTCAACCCCACGGCCAACGCGCACCTCCTCGCGGACCGCATCCCGGGTGCCCGGCTGCACCTGATCCCCGGGGCGCGGCACGCCTATTTCGAGGAGTTCCGCGCCACGGCGGGCCCGCTCGTCCTGGACTTCCTCGCGGAGCACGAGGGGGGAGAGGTCAGGCCGGTACCGCCTCGATGAGGTGGAAGGCGTTCGGGCGCGGCAAGGGGGTGATGGAGTCGAGACGGAAGCCTCCCTGGGCGCACAGGGCGGCGAAGTCCTCGGCGGTGCGTTCCCGGCCGCCCACCGTGACCAGCATGTTGAGGTCGCTGAGGTAGGTCAGGTCGGTGTTCCCGGCGGGCACGGTGGGCGGCAGCACCGGCTCGACGATCAGGAGGGCGCCGCTGTCCGGGACGACCTTCCGGATGTGGCGCAGGATGGTCGCGCACTGCTCGTCGTTCCAGTCGTGGATCACGCTCTTGAGCAGGTAGAGGTCACCGCCGGCAGGGGCCGAGGCGAAGAAGTCGCCGGTCTCCAGGGAGACCCGGTCGGTGAGGCCGTCGCGCGCGAGCCGCGCGGGTGCCTGGGCGAGGCCTTCGGAGGTGTCGTAGAGGATGCCGCGCGGCCGGGGGTGCGCGCGGAGGACCGAGGCGAGCAGGGTTCCGTCGCCGCCGCCCACGTCCACCACGGTGCCGAAGCGGCCGAAGTCGTAGTGCCCCGGGACGGCCTCGGCGGCGAGCTGCGTGGCCTGGCTCATGGCCGTGTTGAACTCGGCGGACAGCTCTGGCCGCTCCCGCAGGTAGCCGAAGAAGTCCGTGCCGAAGGCGGTGTCGAAGGTCGGCGCCCCCGTCCGGACGCCTTCGTCCAGCAGGTCCCAGCCGCGCTGCAGCGAGGGGTCGGTGAACATCCGGGCCAGGGCGGTCATCGCGCCGGGTACGTCCGGGCGCAGCAGGTCGCCGGCCGCCGTGGTGGCGAAGGTGCCGGGCGCCGTCTCGGTGAGCAGCTGCAGGCCGGCCAGCGCCCGCAGCAGCCGGAGCGTGGCTTGCGGCTGGGTTTCCAGCGCGGTGGCGAGCCCGGCGGCCGTGCACTCGCCGCCGCCGATGCGTTCGAAGACGCCCAGCCGTACGGCGGTGCCCAGCGTCTGCGTGGCCATGTGGCCGAAGACCAGCTGCGCCACGGTGTTGCGCACGTGCCATTCGGCCGGTGCCTGCCCGTCGTCGCTTCCTGTCGTGGTCATCGCGGCCCTCCCGTCATGGCGCCTTGCGGCACCCGTCAATGATCGTGCGGCATGCCGGGGCCGGTGGCGCGGGACGGCGGTCGCCCGGCATTCGACTTAGGTAACCCTAAGTTGAATGCCGGGCGATCGGCAATGCTCCGTCAGTTGCCGCCCTCCGGGCGCAGGCCGAAGTGCACCGTCTTCGCGGTCAGCAGGAACAGGTCCGCACGCCGGTCGATGCCCGCCGGGTCGGCCGGGTCGAGCAGCCGGTCCAGCGTCGCCGCGTCCCCGTCGTCCAGGAGCTCGGTGCACATCCTGCGCTGCCGCTCCAGGGACTGCCGCACGGACTGCCGCGTCCGCTCGTCGAGCGGTGCGGGACGGTCCACGAGGAAGGTCTTGCTGCGCACCTGCGCGAGCCCCGCGGCCCGCAGCATGCCGGGCCAGTCCTCGACCACGGCGACGGACCCGGGCAGTTCCTCCCGCATCCGGCTGTACCGTTCCGCCATCGCCACGTCCAGCCGGGCCTGCAGGCCGGGCCGCCCGAAGCCGAGGTCGCGCGGCAGCGAGCGAGCCCGCATCTCGCCCTCGACGACGGCCAGCACGCCGCCGGGGGCGAGCAGCCCGGCGAGCCGGTCCAGGGCGTCCTGCTGATCGCCGACGTGGTGCACCACCTGCGCAGTCCACACCAGATCGGCCGTCCCCAGGCCGTCGATCCCCTCCGGGAACCCGGCCGCCCGGGTCCGCAGCCGGACCCCGAGCCGGCCCGCCCGCTCCTCGGCGCGGGCCAGCAGCTCCGGCGACCCGTCCACGGCGACGACCTCGGCCTGCGGGAACGCCTGCGCCAAGCGGCAGGCCGCGACGCCCGGGCCGCTGCCGATGTCGAGGATGCGCCGCGGCGCGCCGCCGGTCAGATGCCGCAACTCCTCGACGGCCTGCTGCACGTAGGGGCTGTGAGCCTCGCCCTCGAGCTCCAGCATGTCGGCCAGTGCGGCCCAGTCGAAGTCGTTCACCGGATGTGCTCCCTCGGCTCGTCGGCCGGCTCCGCCGCCGGCTCGTCCCTCTGGCGCAGACTGTGCGGCCGGATGGCGATCCTTGACAAACCTTGTTGCTGTTTCTGCAATAGAGGCATGGAAGAAGTGCTCGCCGCCGTCGGCCCCCGTCTCAAGAGCATCCGCCGGCAGCGTCAGTGCACTCTCGCGGCCCTGTCGGAGGCGACCGGCATCTCGGTCAGCACGCTGTCCCGGCTGGAGTCCGGGCAGCGCAAGCCGAGCCTGGAGCTGCTGCTGCCCATCGCGCACGCCCACCAGGTCCCCCTCGACGAGCTGGTGGGCGCGCCGCCCGTAGGTGATCCGCGCGTGCGGCTGAAGCCGGTCCGGCGCGGGGACTCCACGGTGGTGCCGCTGACCCAGCAGCCGGGCGGGCTGCAGGCGTTCAAGATGGTCATGGGCACCTCGCGCAGCCGCCCCGACCTCCGCACGCACGAGGGCTACGAGTGGCTGTACGTGCTCGGCGGCAGGCTGCGGCTGGTCCTCGCCGAGCACGACATCGTCCTCCAGGTGGGCGAGGCCGCCGAGTTCGACACCCGGGTGCCGCACTGGTTCGGCAGCACCGGGGACGCGCCGGTGGAGGTCCTCAGCCTGTTCGGGCCCCAGGGCGAGCGCATGCACGTCCGCGCCAAGCCCTCCGGCCAGGGCTGACACCGGCGCGGGGCGCGGCCCGGGCTGGACGTCTCCTCAAGCACCCGCCACCAGACTCCGGGCCGTGATGCCTGCGTTCCGGCCGTGACGTCCGCCGCCGTCCGCCGCCGCCCGCCCGGCGGCGATGCCGCGGGCCGCCCCGACATCCCGTACCCCTTGGAGACCTCCCCGTGCGCTTCTTCGCCGACGTCACACCCCTGCGCCGCTCCGCGGACTTCCGCCGGCTGTGGTGCGGGAACACCGTGTCCTGGATGGGCCAGCAGATGACGGCGCTCGCCGTCTCCCTGCAGGTCTACGCGATCACCGGCTCCACGTTCTCGGTGGGCCTGGTCGGCCTGTGCTCCCTGGTCCCGCTGGTCGTGGCGGGCCTGTACGGCGGAGCCGTCGCCGACACCGTCGACCGGCGGGCCCTCGGCCTGGTCAGCGCGTCCGGCGCGGCGCTGCTGTCCGTCGTCCTGGCGGCCGCCGCGCTGCTCGGACTCCGGCAGGTGTGGCTCCTGTACACGGTCGTCGCCCTGCAGTCGGTCTGCTTCGCGATGAGCACCCCGGCCCGCAGCTCGATGATCCCCAAGCTCCTGCCCCGGGAACAGCTCCCCGCCGCCAACGCCCTGTCCTCCCTGACGACCAACCTCGGCCTCATGGGCGGCCCCATGCTCGGCGGCGCCGTCGTCGGACTCTGGGGCTTCCAGGCCGCCTACCTGATCGACGTGGCCGCGTTCTCCGCCTCCCTGTACGCGATGTGGCGCCTGCCGTCGATGCGTCCCGAGCCGGCGGTGGCCACGGGGGCGGCCGGCGCGGTCGGGACGGCTGGTGCGGCCGGTGCCGCCACCGGCCGGCGGACACAGAGGCGCGCCTCCGTACGAGGCGGCCTGCGCTTCCTCGTCACCCGCCCCAACCTGCGCATCACGTTCCTCGCCGACCTGGCCGCCATGGTGCTGGCCCAGCCCCGGGCGCTCTTCCCGGCCATAGCGGGACTCTGGTACGGCGGTGACACGAAGACGGTCGGCCTGCTCGTCGCCGCGCCCGCCGTGGGAGCGGTGCTGGGCGGGCTGTTCTCCGGCTGGCTCGGCCGGATACACCGGCACGGACTCGCCGTGCTGCTCTCCGTCGCGGGCTGGGGAACGGCCGTCACCGTCTTCGGCCTGACCCGCAACCTCTGGCTCGGCCTGCTCTTCCTCGCCCTGGCCGGATGCGCCGACAGCATATCGGCGGTCTTCCGCACCACCATGCTCCAGGCGGCCACCCCGGACGACATGCGCGGCCGCCTCCAGGGCGTCTTCATCGTCGTGGTCGCGGGCGGGCCCCGGCTGGGGGACTTCCTCGCAGGCTCCGCCGCGGACCTCGCCTCACCCTCCTGGGCCGTCGTCGGCGGCGGCCTCGCCTGCCTGGCGGCGATCGCGTTCATCGCCACGCAGTGGCGCAACTTCGCGCGCTACGACGCGCGTTCCCCGCAGCCGTAGAACGAACCCGGCCGTAGGACGAAGTCAGCCGTGGGACGGACTCGGCCGTAGGACGAACCCGTCCACGGACCCGGCTCAGCCGGAGAACCGGCCTGCCAGCAGGCTCCCGAGCGCCGTGCGCCGGTGCAGCACCGCCCGTCCGGCCCGGACCGTCGCGATCAGCCCCGCGTCGCGCAGTGCGGCGGCGTGGGCGGAGGCGGTGGCGTTGCTGACGCCCAAGCGCCGGGCGAGGCCGCTGGTGGTGTGCTCCTGCACGAGCGCGAGCAGGATGTCGGTCCGGGTCCGCCCGAGCACCCCGGCCAGGGCGTCGTCCGCGCTTCCCGCCCCGCCCGTCGCCCCTGCTCCGTCCGGTGCGAGGGGCAGGCCGGGGCCGGCCGGATAGGTCAGGCCCAGGGGGCCGCCGGGCAGGTCGGCGAGAACAGGACGGCCGTTCCAGTGGAACGTGGGCAGGAGCAGGAGGCCGCGCCCGCGCAGCCGTACCTCCTGCTCGCCGGGAGCCTCGATCTCCCAGACGTCCCCGCGCAGCCGGGTGCCGGGGACGAGGCCGGTGAGCGCGGCGCCGGTGCCGTGCTCGGCCACGGCCAGGGCGTGCCGGGCGAACTCGGCCCGGTGCAGGTCCTGGACCAGTGGCCACACGGGGCGCAGGACCGTCTCGAAGGCCGTGTGCTGGGCGTGGCGGATCAGCTGCCGGGCACCGGCGTCACCCCGGTGCAGCTCGTGGATCCACGGCGGCACGGGGGCGGCGTGCCCGGCGTACACGCGCTCGATCTCGGAGCGGACCAGCTCCGGGCGCGCGGCGAGCACGCTGTCGAGCGCGTCCTCGAGCGTGTCGCTGAACACGTCGAGGAAGCCCGGCGCCGCTCCCGCGGGGACGAGGTCCGCCAGCGGTTCGACGGAGGCCGGCAGGGAACGCAGCAGCCGCTGTCGCCAGCGGCCGAAGAGCAGTTGGTCGTCGCGGCGGAACGCCATCATGAACGCCGCGTTGAGCTCCTGCATCGGGGCCGGGCGGGGCGCGAACCGGACCCGCGCGAAGTCGGCGGCCGTGAAATGGATCCGGATCACTACTCTCCCCGGCGCCGCAGCGCCATCGTTTCGGGCAGGGCCTGAACGATCGACCGCGATCCCCGCCGGGCGCCAGCATGCAGGCGTGCCCCCGCCATTCACGCAGGGGGCCGCCGGGCGCCACAAGGGCCGGCGTCACAGTGGGCACCAGGGGAGAGTCATGCGTCACTACAAAGCTCGTGAACAAGCCGGGGTGAGCCGGCGGGCCGTCACCAGGTCGGCCGTCCTGGCCGCCGCCCTGCTGCTCCCGGGAGGCCCCGGCGGAGTCGGCGGCCCCGGCGGAGCCGTCGCGCAGGCGCGGTCCGGGGCCGGGTCCGGGGCCGGCATCACCCTGCGGCTGCCGGCGCCGACGGGCCCGTACCGTACCGGGGTCACCACGCTGTACCTCGTCGACCGCTCGCGGCCCGACCCGTGGGAGCCGGGGATCCCCGTCCGGGAGGTGATGGCCACCGTCTTCTACCCGGCCCGCACCGTCCGCGGCTTCCCGGTCGCCCGGCAGATGAGCGCAGGCGCCGCCGGGTCCTTCGGGCTGGACGGGCACAGAGTCCACCCGGAGCTGCCGCATGCCGGCGCCGACTGGTCGGCCACCACGACCCACTCGCACACGGGCGCCCCCGCGCAGGCCTCGCGCCGGCGGCCGGTGCTGCTGTACAGCCCCGGCGGCGGCGATCCGCGCACCATGGGCACCACGCTCGCCGAGGAACTGGCGAGCCACGGCTACGTGGTGGTGACCGTCGACCACCCCGGCGATGCGAGTGAGGTGGAGTTCCCGTGCGCCATGACCGGACGGGACACGGTCCGCCCGACGATGCTGAGGGACGACCCCAGGAAGCGCCCGGACTTCTTCCGCACCCTGATCGACACCCGTATCGCGGACACCCGCTTCGTCCTGGACCGGCTGCAGGCGCTCGCGGCCGGACGGAACCCGGACGCGGCCGGGCGCGCCCTGCCGGAACACCTCGGCCGGGCCCTGGACCTGCGGAGGGTCGGCGTCTACGGGCACTCGGCAGGCGGCACCACGGCCGCGGAGACGATGTACGAGGACCGGCGCATCGGCGCCGCGGTCAACCTGGAGGGCTACCTGGACCGGGCGCCGGAGGCGCCCGGCCGGGCGGGCGAGCCGTACCCGGTCGCCCGGCACGGGTCGGACCGGCCGCTGCTCCTGCTGGGCACGGACGGCTTCCCGGGCAGGCAGGAGCTGGAGCCTTCCTGGCGGGCGGTGCTCGCCCGCTCGGGAGGGCGCGCCCAGCGCCGGCAGCTCGACGGCGCCGCGCACGGGGTGTTCACCGACTACGCCGCTCTGGCGCCCCAGTTGCAGGCCGCCGGGCTGATGACGGCGGCCGGCCGGGCCTCGCTGACCGGCCCGGCCGATCCCGCGCGGTCGGTGCCGGCCGTACGCCGCCACGTGCTCTCGTTCTTCGCCCGCCACCTGCCGGTGCGCTGAGCGGGTACTGCCCGGGGGTCACGGCGCCGAGTGCCGCACGGCGGACGGCGGGCCGCCGCCGAACGAGGCCAGCGCGTGGACCAGTTCCACCCGGGAGCGGACCCCGAGCGCCGCGAAGACGTTGCGCAGGTGGTGGTCGACGGTCCGGTGGCTCAGCGCGAGGAGGGCGGCCACCTCGCGGTTGGTGCGGCCTTCGGCCACGTGCCGCGCCACCCGCAGCTGCTGCGGGGTGAGGCCGGCCGGGCAGCGGGGGCGGGGGCCGCCGCCCGGCTCCGCCTGGCCGGCCGCCCGCATCTCCTCGCGGGCCCGCTCCGCCCACACGTCGGCTCCGCACGCCTCGAACAGCAGCATGGCGCCGCGCAGGTGCCCGCGGGCGTCGGCCGGCCGGCGCAGGCGCCGCAGCGCCATGCCGAACGCCAGCTTCGTACGGGCCTGTGAGAACTCGGAGCCCACCCGCTCCACCAGCGCCAGCGCCCGGTCGAAGCACGGGTCCGCGGTGGCCGGCGCGGCGGTGGCCGACAGCACGGCCCGGCAGTGCAGGGCCGCGGCCCGGGCCCGCTGGTCGCCGGTGACCGCCGCCCAGTCCTCCAGGGTCCGCAGGATCAGCCGGGCCTGGCGGCAGGCGCGCTTGCGGGCCGGGGCGGGGAGTTCGGCGACGGCCAGGGCGACGGCCTCCACGAAGGAGGGGATGACGTGCAGGCGCCAGGCGAAGTGGTGCACCCCCGACTCGCCCAGGACGAGGGGGCGCAGCCGCTCGACGGCCTCCCGCGGCTGCTGGTGCGCGAGGTCCAGCCGGCCCAGGCTCCACGTCGCGAGCAGCGCGGGGACCATCAGGCCGTGGGCCTGCGCCGTGCCGAGCGCCCACCGGGCGTGGTCGCGGCAGGCGGCGGCGTCCCCGCGGATCGCCGCGGTCATGGCGAGCGTGCTGCGCAGCTGCGCCGCGGCGTTGGGCCGGCCGGCGGCGAGGGCGGCCTCCAGGCCCCGCCCGGCGTGGGATGCGGCGCGGGCGTGGTTGTCGGCGACGAGTTCCACCAGCGCGAGGAGGCCGAGGAGTTCCGGCGTCGCCCGCTGCGGCGCTGCGGCCCGGGTCAGGGCGCGGGTGGCCAGGTCCCGGGCGTGCGACACCTCGCCCAGCATGAGGGCGGCGCGGCAGGCGTGGACGAGCGTGTGCGTACGGCCGTCCGCCGCGGGCACGCCGCCGGACGCCGCGCGGAGCAGCGGGACGGACAGCGCGTGCTCGCCGCGCAGGGCCGCGGCGATGCCCCGGTAGTAGTCGCGTACGACCGGGGGCGCCGCGGTGTGGCCGCCGATGCGCTCGGCGGCCCCCGCGTATCCGGTCCGGTCGCCGGCGGTCCAGCTCGCCTCCGCGGAGTGGAGGAGGGCGGCGAGCTCCTCGTCCGTGCGGTTCGCGTGCCGGAACAGCGCGGCGGCGAGGCGCAGGGCTTCGCGCGCGTTGATCACTTCGCCGGTGCGCCAGGAGCGCAGGCCGCGGGCGAGTTCCTGCTGTCCGCGGGCGGCGGAGGCGGCCTTCTGCCGTACGGACAGCGTGCGCAGGACCGTGGCGCGCCGGGAGAGCCCGGCCAGCTGGGCGTGGTCCGCGGCCGCCACGAGGAGCCGGTCGCGCGTGCCGTCCTCCTCCGTGCGCCCGGCGGCCCGCAGGAGGGCGGACGAGCACCGTACGTGCAGGCGCCGCGTGGTGCCCGCTCTGCCGGCGGCCGGCCGGGGGCGGGAGCGAGGAGGGCGTACGGCCTGGGAGTCGCGCACGGTTGCTCCTCGTCGTTCCGGGGGCGGCGGGAAAGGCGGTGCGTTGCCAGCAAGTTACCCGCAAGTAAAACCACCGGGTAGGCGATTTCGCCGATGCGTGGCCCCGGGATGCGGACGCATGCTCTCCGCAGCCGCTCGGCAGTCCACTCCCTGGAGGACCGTATGCGAAAGCTCAGCCGCGCCCTGGCCCTGACGGCAGCCGTGGCCGCCGTCCTGACGACCGGGCCCGTCGGCACCGGCAGCGCCGAGGCCGCCCCCGCGCGCACTCCCGTCGTGTTCGTCCACGGCTACCTCAGCGGCGCCGTGATCTGGGACCCGGCCCGCACCGCCTTCCGCAGTGCGGGCTACAAGGACGGCGAACTCTTCTCGTACTCCTACGACTTCCTCGCCTCGAACGAGGCGAGCGCCCGCGGGCTGGCGGGCTTCGTCGCGAAGGTGAAGAAGGACACCGGGGCGCAGAAGGTCGACATCGTGAACCACTCCATGGGCGGCCTGGTCTCCCTCTGGTACGCCAAGGAGCTGGGCGGCGCCGCGGACATCAAGCACATGGCGTCGCTGGCGGGGAGCAACCACGGCACGTACACCGCCGGGCTCTGCAGCCTGGCCTCCGCCTCCTGCCGGGAGATGACGCCCGGCTCGGCCTTCCTCGGCAGACTGGCCTCCGGTGACGAGACGCCCGGAGCCGTCGGCTACCGCACCTGGTACTCGCCGTGCGACGGGGTGATCAACCCCTTCACGAGCACCGTGCTGAACGGCGCGGTCAACACCCTGCTCCCGTGCGTGACGCACCTGGGGTTCCTGACCGACGCGGGGCTGCTGTCCCAGGTGGCCTCCTACCTCAAGGAGTGATCCCGCCGGGCTCGTAGTTGGTCAGGACGCAGCCGTCCACCACCGCCTTCTCGGAGCGGTAGCCCTGCGGGGTGGTGAAGCCCGGCCGGCACTCTAGGCGGAAGAACTGCTGCTGGTACAGGCCGAAGCGGGAGGAGGGGTCGTTGGTCTCGATGGCGACGTTCCCGCCGAGGAGCAGCATGCTCTTCGTCGCCTTCGGCCGGCCGCCGTTCTCCTGGATCTCCTTGAGCTGGAGGGCCTTGGCGCGCGTCTGCAGGGCGACCATGTCGTCGACCTTGTCGAGCCAGACCAGCCCGTGGGCGCGCTGTGCGCCCCCGGGCTGCCCGCACAGTCCGCGCTCGCCGACTCCCCAGGCGGCCGCGTCGCCGTCGATGAAGGGCTCGTAGTCGATGGACCGGATGGCGACGGTCTCCGGATCCGTGGAGAAGCGCTTGCAGTCGACGCTCGACGCGATCAGCTTCCTCAGCTCGGCGAGGCTGCCGGCGCTCGGCAGGCCGGGGTTCGCCGGGGGCTTCTGCTGCCCGCCCTGAGAGGCCCCGGGCTCCGGGCTCCCGCCGCCCGGGCCGTCCGCCGTGTGCACGTAGTCGCTCAGGACGCAGGAGTCGGCGAGGGCCTTCTCCTTCTTGTGGCCCTCCGGCACGCCGAACGTCGGGTTGCAGGTCAGGACGCGCATGCCGGACTTGGCGAGCGCCCGGGTCGTCGTGGCCGAGGTCGGCTCGGCCACGAAGTCCTTGCCGACGAGGACGCGGCTGTACAGGCCGTACGCCGGGTCGCCGGCGGCGATCTTGTCCATGACCTGCCGGTGGTAGGCCTCCTGGAACTTCTTCATGTCCGGCGTCAGGAAGATGCCGATCGCGCCGTCCTCGCGCAGGTCGCTGCAGACCCCGAGCCCGGCCACGGACCCGCCCACGCTCTTGACGCTGCTCGACCGCAGGCGCACGTCGTCCGGGCCGCCCGTCGCCAGGTTCTCGCAGGAGGCGTACTGGCGGAGGAACTTCTGGGCGTCGGCCGTCGAACCGGCCGACGGCGGTGCCGCCTGCGGGGCGGGGGCGCCCGGCTGTCCCGGGGGCGTGGTGCCACCGCCCCGGCCGGGTTCCGGCTTGTCGTCGCACGCGGTGACCGCGGAGAGGGCGATGAGGGCCGCTGCGGCCGCGGCGAGGGTCTGCTTGATGCGCATGCGGGGCTTTCGTCGGTGGGAAGGAGCGGGGGAGCACTCCCGGGGCGGAGTGGGGTGTGGCATGCGCATGCTAGTCAGCTGCTCCGGTCCCGTCGCATACGGGCCCGGAAACGCCCTTGCGGGGGTGCGGAAGGTCGCGCCCTCCTGCACCCCCGCAAGGGAAATGCGCGTATTACGCCATGCTCTGCGCGGCGGGCGCGCCCTCCGCCGCGCGGGCGGCCGGGCCACCGTCCCGAGCCTCGGCCTGCGCCGCCGCCCCTGCCTCTGCGGCGGGGGCGCCGCCCGGGCTCACTTCGCGGTGGCGATCCGCCCGTTGACGAAGATGGGTGCGCCGTCGTCGGCGTGCTCGATCGTGTTGTCCGGCACGGTGAAGTCGACCTTGCCCGGCTCGAAGACCAGGCACATGCTCGACCCGCCGTAGCTGAAGTAGCCGAGCTCGTCGCCCCTCGTGACCTCGTCGCCCACGGCGACGCTGAACTTCACCGAGGAGATCTCGGTGATGCCGACCGGGATCACGCAGACCTGGCCGATGCCGGGCACGGTGCTCTCGATGACCACCAGGCCGCGGGTGTTGACGTTCGCCTGGTAGCCCTGGGAGAGCGTGCCGGCGGTGTCGTCCACCTTCTCCGTCCTCAGCTCGCTGAACATCAGGCCGGGGACGCGCTCGACGTGCTTGACGATCCCGTCGACCGGGGCGTGCCAGCGGTGGTAGTCCGCGCCGGAGAGGAAGGACTGGAAGACGTCTCCTCCGACGAACCGGTCGGTCTCCGCATAGCCGTTGAGCATCCGCCGGAGCGAGTACGGCTGGCCCTTGACGTCGAAGATGTCGGCATCCATCTGGACGTCCGACACGTACCGCACCACCGACCCGTCGTTGGGCGACACGATGGCCTTCGGGTCCTCCTTGGCCCCGTTGGGGCGGAACTCCGGCTTGATGTGCCGGTTGAAGAACGCGTTGAAGGACGCGAAGCCGCCGTAGAGGGCGCCGGGGTCGGGGATGACGAATTCGTACAGCTTGTTCTGCTCGGAGGCGGCCTGGCAGAGCCAGCCGTCGGGGCCCTCGTTGAGGACGTAGCGGCTCTCCGGGCCGTCCAGGAAGTGGCACCACACCGTCAGGACGTTCAGGAGCGCGTCGTTGAACGGCGCGTTGCGGAAGGCCTCCCAGCCCGCGTCCGTCGCCATCATGTAGCAGAACAGGGCGGACAGGGGGAAGAAGACGCGCTCGTTCGGGTCCAGGCGGTACTCGGGGGCGGTCACCGTGATCACGTCGAGACAGTTCAGCATCTCGTCGATGTTCCCGACGTGCTTGTGCTGGTGCTCCGGGTCGAGCTGCTGCGCCTGCTCGATCATCAGGTTCACGAGGTCCCGCAGGGGCTTGTCCCGTTCGAGCAGCTCCGCCAGCTCCTGGACGACGGGGACGTGGCCCGCCGTCCGCTGCCGCGCCCTGGCGACGAACTGCGTCAGCCACGCGTCCACGGCCCTGCGGTTGCGCGGCAGATATCCGGCCGCCCGGCCGAACGAGTTCTGGTACCGCGCTTCGAGCGTTGCCG is drawn from Streptomyces roseifaciens and contains these coding sequences:
- a CDS encoding alpha/beta hydrolase family protein gives rise to the protein MRHYKAREQAGVSRRAVTRSAVLAAALLLPGGPGGVGGPGGAVAQARSGAGSGAGITLRLPAPTGPYRTGVTTLYLVDRSRPDPWEPGIPVREVMATVFYPARTVRGFPVARQMSAGAAGSFGLDGHRVHPELPHAGADWSATTTHSHTGAPAQASRRRPVLLYSPGGGDPRTMGTTLAEELASHGYVVVTVDHPGDASEVEFPCAMTGRDTVRPTMLRDDPRKRPDFFRTLIDTRIADTRFVLDRLQALAAGRNPDAAGRALPEHLGRALDLRRVGVYGHSAGGTTAAETMYEDRRIGAAVNLEGYLDRAPEAPGRAGEPYPVARHGSDRPLLLLGTDGFPGRQELEPSWRAVLARSGGRAQRRQLDGAAHGVFTDYAALAPQLQAAGLMTAAGRASLTGPADPARSVPAVRRHVLSFFARHLPVR
- a CDS encoding helix-turn-helix domain-containing protein; this translates as MRDSQAVRPPRSRPRPAAGRAGTTRRLHVRCSSALLRAAGRTEEDGTRDRLLVAAADHAQLAGLSRRATVLRTLSVRQKAASAARGQQELARGLRSWRTGEVINAREALRLAAALFRHANRTDEELAALLHSAEASWTAGDRTGYAGAAERIGGHTAAPPVVRDYYRGIAAALRGEHALSVPLLRAASGGVPAADGRTHTLVHACRAALMLGEVSHARDLATRALTRAAAPQRATPELLGLLALVELVADNHARAASHAGRGLEAALAAGRPNAAAQLRSTLAMTAAIRGDAAACRDHARWALGTAQAHGLMVPALLATWSLGRLDLAHQQPREAVERLRPLVLGESGVHHFAWRLHVIPSFVEAVALAVAELPAPARKRACRQARLILRTLEDWAAVTGDQRARAAALHCRAVLSATAAPATADPCFDRALALVERVGSEFSQARTKLAFGMALRRLRRPADARGHLRGAMLLFEACGADVWAERAREEMRAAGQAEPGGGPRPRCPAGLTPQQLRVARHVAEGRTNREVAALLALSHRTVDHHLRNVFAALGVRSRVELVHALASFGGGPPSAVRHSAP
- a CDS encoding esterase/lipase family protein, yielding MRKLSRALALTAAVAAVLTTGPVGTGSAEAAPARTPVVFVHGYLSGAVIWDPARTAFRSAGYKDGELFSYSYDFLASNEASARGLAGFVAKVKKDTGAQKVDIVNHSMGGLVSLWYAKELGGAADIKHMASLAGSNHGTYTAGLCSLASASCREMTPGSAFLGRLASGDETPGAVGYRTWYSPCDGVINPFTSTVLNGAVNTLLPCVTHLGFLTDAGLLSQVASYLKE
- a CDS encoding phosphatidylserine decarboxylase family protein, producing the protein MTSYAGAAPCNGPIDEGTTMVKPGTAATLEARYQNSFGRAAGYLPRNRRAVDAWLTQFVARARQRTAGHVPVVQELAELLERDKPLRDLVNLMIEQAQQLDPEHQHKHVGNIDEMLNCLDVITVTAPEYRLDPNERVFFPLSALFCYMMATDAGWEAFRNAPFNDALLNVLTVWCHFLDGPESRYVLNEGPDGWLCQAASEQNKLYEFVIPDPGALYGGFASFNAFFNRHIKPEFRPNGAKEDPKAIVSPNDGSVVRYVSDVQMDADIFDVKGQPYSLRRMLNGYAETDRFVGGDVFQSFLSGADYHRWHAPVDGIVKHVERVPGLMFSELRTEKVDDTAGTLSQGYQANVNTRGLVVIESTVPGIGQVCVIPVGITEISSVKFSVAVGDEVTRGDELGYFSYGGSSMCLVFEPGKVDFTVPDNTIEHADDGAPIFVNGRIATAK